AAATGAATCTGGTAATGGTGTTTTACAGCACCGTAAGAttgtccttctctttctccgTCTTCTCGTCCTTGAGCTCCACTGATgacatatcatcatcatcgtcatcagcatcatcaccactTTCATCTCTCTGGACAtcgttttcttcattttttatcGATCCACCAACACCTACATCTGAGTAATCAGAAGAATCGCTGTTGTCATCGTCTGCCTCATCATCCCCTCCttgcattttttcttcttctgcctcTTTTAATTCCACCTCCTTCTCCCTATCCTCCTCTTCTTCGTCCTCGTCTTTGGAAGATGGTCTCAGATGTGTCACGGCTGTCGCCCAGGCATTCCTTGCGTGTTCTGTTACCCTTCTCCAAATTTCCGGGCAGGAGGGACGTCCATTACGAACATACCATTTATAAAAGCAGAAGAGGAGCAGGAttaagaagcagaagaagaagatcaggCATACACCCATGCGGACACCAGAATTGGAACCGGGAGTCGAGGTGGTATTAGGTGACTGAGTCTGAACGGTGACCACTGGTCCCAT
This portion of the Hemibagrus wyckioides isolate EC202008001 linkage group LG29, SWU_Hwy_1.0, whole genome shotgun sequence genome encodes:
- the LOC131349288 gene encoding uncharacterized protein LOC131349288, whose protein sequence is MGRQSSVYLSALICLLLTMASVFYGAPASLNSTELQTSINKGNTTEPKSESSTVTPSTTSMDLTTAQITTTIKSMSPETRTPMGPVVTVQTQSPNTTSTPGSNSGVRMGVCLIFFFCFLILLLFCFYKWYVRNGRPSCPEIWRRVTEHARNAWATAVTHLRPSSKDEDEEEEDREKEVELKEAEEEKMQGGDDEADDDNSDSSDYSDVGVGGSIKNEENDVQRDESGDDADDDDDDMSSVELKDEKTEKEKDNLTVL